GCCTGCACGGCGTGGACGGCAGCGCGGGGATGCTGGAGCAGGCGCGGAGCACCGGCCTCTACCGGCAGCTGCGGCCGTGCGTCCTGGGCCGGGagcccctgcccgcgcccgcaGGTAACGGGCCGGCACCGGGGGGCGATGCTGCCCCGGAGGGTCCCCCCCGGTGATGCCACGCGTGTCCCCGCAGAGCACTACGACGCCGTGACGCTGGTGGGGGCCCTGGGCGAGGGGCAGGTGCCGAGCGCGGCCGTGCCGGAGCTGCTGCGGGTCACCAAGCCGGGTGAGGGGCGTcccccgccgtcccctccccCTGGGGCCCCCGGGGTGGCAGGACGGGGACAGCGGGTCCCGGCGGACGTGGGTCCCCGGCTGGGCGCTGGCCCCGTGGCACTTGTCCCTGCTGCCAGGTACAGGCAGGGACGTGCAACGGCACCCGGgtccctggccctgcctgccggCCGGGCtcgggcaggaggcggcggcggtggcacTGCTGATGCGTGGCAGCCTGTGCTCAGCTGTGACggcctgcccgtcccctgcccgtcccctgcccgtcccctgcccgtcccctgcccatGGCCTGCCCATCCCCTGCCCATGGCCTGCCCATGGCCTGCCCATggcctgcccgtcccctgcccgtcccctgcccatggcctgcccgtcccctgcccgctgGCCTGCCCATggcctgcccgtcccctgcccgtcccctgcccgctgGCCTGCCCATggcctgcccgtcccctgcccgtcccctgcccgctggcctgcccgtcccctgcccgctgGCCTGCCCGCTGGCCTGCCCATGGCCTGCCCATCCCCTGCCCGCTGGCCTGCCCATGGCCTGCCCGCTggcctgcccgtcccctgcccatggcctgcccgtcccctgcccatggcctgcccgtcccctgcccgctgGCCTCCTGGCCTGCCTGCCCGCTGGATGACGCCCAGCAGGGTCTCACTTGCCCCCCCCTTTCCGAGGAGATGCCATCCCCAGCGGGGGACACCCGACGTCGGCGTCACCCGTCCCCTCTCCTGGCAGGAGGCTTCCTCTGCCTGACGACGAGGAGCAACCCCTCGAACCTGCGGTACAAGGCGGAGCTGGAGGCAGcgctggagaggctggagaggcAGGGAGCCTGGCAGAGGGTGCTGGCCCAGGAGGTGGAGCGCTGGGAGAGGGCCACCTCCGAGGAGGAGAGCACCCAGGGCACCGGCTACATCTCCGGGGTGGTCTACGTCTATCGGAAATGCCCCGTGCCCCCACTCCAGGAGAGCTGAGAGCCGACTCGGCTCTGGAGGGGGTGACCACTTGGCCCCTTGTAAAACCCAGCCCAGCGACCCCCTCCCGGAGCAGGGCGGCTGCTGGGAGGTGACAGCATTATTGGGGAGCATCCCCGTTCCCTTCCCCGGCTCCTTCCCCCCGAGGCCTGGGCCCTGGGGACCTTGGCTGCTCCTCGGTGTGGGGAGGGTCTCCTGGTTTCACCGGAGTCTCCTGGGAACCAGCTGTAGCTCTGACATTTGGGTGCTGTCCCCGACACTTCTGTCTTCGGCATGACATCTCGCAGACCCACCTGGCTGTTCAGAGCCATCTCCTGTCCAGGATGTCTTCTCCCCACCATGCCCACCTCTCAGCCCTCATGGTCAGAATCTGgatccttcttccttttccccaccccagacccccatgATCTTTACCTGGGGGCTGTTGGAGGTGGGTCCCCATCGCCACATCCTATGGTTCTCCCTCCTTATCCTCCCCAGGAGCCCTCCCAAGTGGCCATGGTCAAAATCTAGATCCATTTTTGTCTtccccaccccagacccccatgGTAAAGACCCTGGGGACGAGGGGACTGTTGGAGGTGGGTCCCCATTGCCACATCCTGCAGTCCCCCATCCTCGTCCTCCCCAGGAGTTAACCCAGCTGGACCCTGAGGTGCAGGAGACCCCCACATCCAAACCAGGAGCAGCTGTGCCAACATGACACCCAGCCAGAGGAGCTTTCCAAGCACCACATCGGCTTTTCATCCCGCAACATCTGTTAAGTCTCTCATTTTCCTACAGCTTTGTAGTTAATGGTCTGGGTGGGAAATGaagctggaagggacttcaggagcCGGTGGCCACTCCCCACCCAGGAGCCTCCCGGCATCCCCTGCCCAGCCTGTTCCCCAAGCCCCTTGCCACActgcctctgctcttcctcctccactgctccCTTGGGAAATTTTTTACCCAAATCTCTTGCTgggatatttccttttttccttttatcttcccCCAGACCTGTTCCTGCTCATCCTGTTCTGTGGCCCTGGGGAATGAGTTGCTTCCTTCCCCTCAGGAGCTCTTCCCCGGCGGGAGGTGGTGGCTGTGTCTGTCCCGTCCCCACCCAGGGTATCCCACATCTCCCACACTCGCCCTCCCCGTGGCCATTGTCACCCCTCCACAttgccccccctcctccccccccaggtCTTGGGGTCCCTGCGCCCATCGTGGGTATCTGCCCCACTCCCCTCTCCCTCATTGGTCCCCAGCATCGTTCCCTGGGCAGTTGGGGGTCatggctgtccccatccctgcactTGGCTGTTGAATAAACCCCGTGCctccgctgcctgcctgccatgcGTTGTTCCTGGAGCAGTGGGGCTGCGACCCTCTGGGGTGGGCGGGGGAGGGCAGccaggagccggggaggggggattTGACCCTTCTCtggggtcccctcccagcccctggggGCTCAAAGGACCGAGCTCTGGGAGcctggtgtccccccatgccTCTCTTGGCTCTCAgcaccctctccctgcctcagtttccctgctggGGGATGTGCAGGGACCACCCTGGCTGGCTACTGCTGCATCctcatggggacatggggacatgccAGGCgctggggcagcagcccccgAGCTGGCAGAAGGCTGGCAGGGCGTAACACCCATAGGACACGTCACCATCCTCCCCCCACCGCGCCGCTTTGCAATGAGCCGAGGCAGCTTCGGTGGCACCAAGATGTTTATAGTCCATGCGAGCGCAGCCCCAGCGCACCGGGGAAGGGCACACGTGGGAGGACCGTGCCGGGGGTGCAGCCAGCGTGGGGacgggcaggaggaggcagcgcGTGGGCGGGGGGGTGGCGTGTGGAAGCAGGATGGGGACGGTGGCGCTCTCCCTTGGGCTGGCACCCGGGCGTAGTGGGTCACACATAGTCTTTCATAGGGTAGCCCATCGGGCTGCAGGTTTTCACCGCTCTGTACTTCTTGGGGTAAGGGTCC
This DNA window, taken from Mycteria americana isolate JAX WOST 10 ecotype Jacksonville Zoo and Gardens chromosome 15, USCA_MyAme_1.0, whole genome shotgun sequence, encodes the following:
- the METTL27 gene encoding methyltransferase-like protein 27 — protein: MRLPAGVRERVAAVHGGAALPERLRLYDGWAARYEQDVAALEYRAPHLAAASLAFAFPAPPAGARLLDVACGTGLVARELHRRGFRCLHGVDGSAGMLEQARSTGLYRQLRPCVLGREPLPAPAEHYDAVTLVGALGEGQVPSAAVPELLRVTKPGGFLCLTTRSNPSNLRYKAELEAALERLERQGAWQRVLAQEVERWERATSEEESTQGTGYISGVVYVYRKCPVPPLQES